In Clostridium sp. DL-VIII, the following proteins share a genomic window:
- the proS gene encoding proline--tRNA ligase, with product MGKNNNKKFVEAITAIDEDFAQWYTDIVKKAELIDYSTVKGCMIIRPYGYAIWENIQKYLDNRIKETGHENVYMPMFIPESLLQREKDHVEGFSPEVAYVTRAGGEDLAERLIVRPTSETLFCEHYAKIIQSYNDLPKKYNQWCSVVRWEKTTRPFLRTSEFLWQEGHTAHATAEEAEKETIDMLNVYANMLEEYLAIPVLKGQKTEKEKFAGAKATYTIESLMHDGKALQSGTSHDFGDGFARAFNIKYSDKNSKLQYVHQTSWGVTTRLIGAIIMVHGDDSGLVLPPKVAPIQAVIVPIAQHKDGVLDKANELKNMLSSVVRIKLDDSDKMPGWKFNEYEMKGIPVRIEIGPKDIENNQAVLVRRDTREKEVVNLNDLKDRILVILDEIHKNLYEKALKNREERTYVAKTMEELKDNAENKSGFTKAMWCGERECEEKIKEVVGLTSRCIPFEQEEIDTKCVCCGKKAEKMVYWGKAY from the coding sequence ATGGGTAAAAATAATAATAAAAAATTTGTTGAAGCTATAACAGCTATAGATGAAGATTTTGCACAGTGGTATACAGATATTGTAAAGAAAGCAGAGCTTATTGATTATTCAACAGTTAAAGGTTGCATGATTATAAGACCTTATGGATATGCAATTTGGGAAAACATTCAAAAGTACTTAGATAATAGGATTAAGGAAACAGGGCATGAAAATGTATATATGCCAATGTTCATACCAGAATCATTATTGCAAAGAGAAAAGGATCATGTAGAAGGATTTTCACCAGAGGTTGCTTATGTTACTAGAGCAGGAGGAGAAGATCTTGCTGAAAGATTAATAGTGAGACCAACTTCAGAAACTCTATTTTGTGAGCATTATGCTAAGATTATTCAAAGTTATAATGATTTGCCTAAGAAATATAATCAATGGTGTTCTGTTGTAAGATGGGAAAAAACAACTAGACCATTTTTAAGAACCTCTGAATTTTTATGGCAAGAAGGACATACTGCTCATGCAACAGCAGAAGAAGCAGAAAAAGAAACTATAGATATGTTAAATGTTTATGCTAATATGCTAGAAGAATATTTGGCAATTCCAGTTCTAAAAGGACAAAAAACTGAAAAAGAAAAGTTTGCAGGAGCTAAGGCAACATATACAATTGAAAGCTTGATGCATGATGGAAAGGCACTTCAAAGTGGAACATCTCATGACTTTGGAGATGGATTTGCTAGAGCATTTAATATAAAATATTCAGATAAAAATTCTAAGTTGCAATATGTGCATCAAACTTCATGGGGAGTTACAACTAGATTAATTGGAGCTATTATAATGGTTCATGGAGATGACAGTGGGTTAGTATTACCACCAAAGGTAGCACCAATTCAAGCGGTCATTGTTCCAATTGCGCAACATAAAGATGGAGTTCTCGACAAGGCTAATGAACTAAAAAATATGCTTTCTAGTGTTGTAAGAATTAAGTTAGATGATTCAGATAAGATGCCAGGATGGAAGTTCAATGAATATGAAATGAAGGGGATACCAGTTAGAATTGAAATTGGACCAAAGGATATAGAAAACAATCAAGCGGTTTTAGTTAGAAGAGATACTAGAGAAAAAGAAGTAGTTAATTTAAATGATTTGAAGGATAGAATTTTAGTTATACTAGATGAGATTCACAAGAACTTATATGAAAAGGCATTAAAGAATAGGGAAGAACGGACCTATGTTGCTAAAACAATGGAAGAACTTAAAGATAATGCTGAAAATAAATCAGGTTTCACTAAAGCTATGTGGTGTGGGGAAAGAGAATGCGAAGAAAAGATTAAGGAGGTAGTAGGATTAACTTCTAGATGTATTCCATTTGAACAAGAAGAGATTGATACTAAATGTGTATGTTGTGGCAAAAAAGCAGAAAAAATGGTTTATTGGGGTAAAGCATATTAA
- a CDS encoding helix-turn-helix domain-containing protein, with translation MASNQELQKYLKELRESNDTKKCDENIQCPVKYTLEVIGGKWKLRILMQLLKKDVVRFNELKRLIEGITNTMLSNSLHELEQDELIIRKQYNEMPLRVEYELTDKGKSLLPLLYELSSWGRSQMNCNLEA, from the coding sequence ATGGCAAGTAATCAAGAACTGCAAAAATATTTAAAAGAACTTAGAGAGAGCAATGATACTAAGAAATGTGATGAGAATATACAATGCCCTGTAAAATACACCTTGGAAGTTATTGGAGGAAAGTGGAAACTTCGTATATTGATGCAATTATTAAAAAAAGATGTAGTACGTTTTAATGAACTGAAAAGGCTGATTGAAGGAATAACAAATACAATGTTGTCAAATTCTCTTCATGAACTGGAACAAGATGAATTGATTATTAGAAAACAATATAATGAAATGCCCTTAAGAGTTGAATATGAGCTGACTGATAAAGGGAAGAGTTTGCTGCCGTTACTTTATGAGCTATCCAGTTGGGGAAGAAGTCAAATGAATTGTAATTTAGAAGCCTGA
- a CDS encoding AraC family transcriptional regulator, giving the protein MLDKRENLKKEVLFEESNFIKKKALDTMIEMTEKITKMDGSRSTIIPFFSIERHSQEIPPTPGVMNPAFGIILQGRKEVHLGNEIIHFNPGDFVASIIDMPVSVQVKGVSKELPSISLRIGFTRSEIASVVMDAHIEFNIKNKNLYLGAFVGRSDEELLDLFIRLLKLTDRPKDAYFLSELIKREMIYHLLTGEYGYLFFQQVLVDQEIVGIGKAIEWIKENYTRSFTVEELAKSNNMSVSGLHHKFKAVTAIGPLQYQKELRLHEARRLMLSDSIDVTTAAMEVGYESSSQFTREYKRLFGQPPLKDIRALRKSFENGEFQSGI; this is encoded by the coding sequence ATGTTAGATAAAAGAGAAAATTTGAAAAAAGAAGTATTATTCGAAGAGAGCAACTTTATTAAAAAGAAGGCATTAGATACTATGATTGAAATGACAGAGAAGATTACGAAAATGGATGGAAGCAGGAGTACAATAATTCCGTTTTTTTCAATCGAAAGGCACAGTCAAGAAATTCCTCCAACACCGGGAGTTATGAATCCTGCATTTGGTATCATTCTTCAAGGAAGAAAGGAAGTTCATTTAGGAAACGAAATTATTCATTTTAATCCTGGTGATTTCGTAGCTTCTATAATTGATATGCCTGTATCTGTACAAGTAAAAGGAGTTTCAAAAGAGTTGCCAAGTATTAGTCTGCGAATCGGCTTTACTAGAAGTGAAATTGCTTCTGTAGTGATGGATGCTCATATTGAGTTTAATATAAAGAATAAGAATCTATATTTAGGAGCATTTGTAGGAAGGTCAGATGAGGAACTGCTAGATTTATTTATAAGACTTTTGAAGCTAACTGATAGACCTAAAGATGCGTACTTTTTATCCGAACTTATTAAGCGTGAAATGATTTATCATCTATTAACTGGAGAGTATGGATACCTATTTTTCCAACAGGTACTTGTTGACCAGGAAATAGTTGGAATTGGTAAAGCTATAGAATGGATTAAAGAAAATTATACGCGTTCTTTTACTGTGGAAGAGCTAGCAAAATCAAATAATATGAGTGTCTCAGGACTGCACCATAAGTTTAAAGCTGTAACTGCCATTGGTCCGTTACAATATCAGAAAGAGCTGCGACTTCATGAAGCAAGACGACTGATGCTTAGTGATTCTATTGATGTTACTACTGCTGCCATGGAAGTTGGTTATGAAAGCTCATCTCAATTTACCAGGGAATATAAGCGGTTATTCGGACAGCCGCCACTTAAAGATATAAGAGCTTTGCGAAAAAGTTTTGAAAATGGTGAATTTCAAAGTGGTATATAA
- the ltrA gene encoding group II intron reverse transcriptase/maturase has translation MLDKNQKKNLHHYTIKKEMFLKCHKQLLGNKATGIDDVTKQEYSKELDNNIENLVVKLRNHSHKPQAVKRVYIPKGYGKTRPLGIPSYEDKLVQMALNKILQSIYEADFKGFSYGFRPKRNCHSAIKALNKVIENGRINYVVDADIKGFFNNVNHEWMIKFLEVRIGDPNIMRLVKKFLKAGLMDNGVIMTTEIGTPQGSIVSHTLANIYLHYSLDLWFEKIIKRNFRGQTEITRYADDFVCCFQYESEARQFCRLLVSRLNKFNLEVERTKSKLILFGRFAEETRKSRGFKNAETFDFLGFTHYCAKSKRGYFRVKRKTSKKKFRAKVKDFNQ, from the coding sequence TTGCTAGACAAAAACCAAAAGAAAAATTTACATCACTATACCATTAAAAAAGAAATGTTTTTAAAATGCCATAAGCAATTACTAGGTAATAAAGCAACTGGAATAGATGATGTAACAAAACAAGAATACTCTAAAGAACTGGATAATAATATAGAGAATTTAGTTGTAAAATTAAGAAATCATAGTCATAAACCGCAAGCTGTAAAGCGAGTCTACATACCTAAGGGATATGGGAAAACTAGACCGTTGGGTATTCCTTCTTATGAAGATAAATTAGTACAAATGGCTTTAAATAAGATATTACAATCTATATATGAAGCTGACTTTAAGGGGTTCTCGTACGGATTTAGACCTAAAAGAAATTGTCATAGTGCCATAAAAGCACTAAACAAGGTGATTGAAAATGGAAGAATAAATTATGTGGTTGATGCTGATATTAAAGGATTTTTCAACAATGTAAATCATGAATGGATGATTAAATTCTTAGAAGTGAGAATTGGTGACCCAAACATAATGAGGCTTGTTAAGAAGTTTCTCAAAGCGGGACTAATGGACAATGGTGTTATAATGACAACAGAAATTGGCACACCTCAAGGCTCAATAGTATCCCATACATTAGCCAACATATATTTGCATTACTCCTTAGATTTATGGTTTGAAAAGATAATTAAAAGAAATTTTAGAGGTCAAACCGAAATAACGAGATATGCTGATGATTTTGTATGTTGCTTTCAATACGAAAGCGAAGCTAGACAATTCTGTAGGTTGCTAGTTAGTAGGCTGAATAAATTTAATCTTGAAGTCGAGAGAACTAAATCAAAACTAATATTATTTGGGAGATTTGCAGAAGAAACAAGGAAAAGCAGAGGATTTAAAAATGCAGAGACATTTGATTTTCTTGGGTTCACACATTATTGTGCAAAGAGCAAAAGAGGATACTTTAGAGTAAAGAGGAAAACAAGTAAAAAGAAATTTAGGGCAAAAGTTAAGGACTTTAATCAGTAG
- a CDS encoding PTS fructose transporter subunit IIB gives MKIVGVTSCPTGVAHTNMAAKALTKSGEKLGHIVKIEKQGALGIQNRLTKQEIEEADVVIFAVEQKVREEERFEGKTIYKIPVAAPIKNGVKVIEDALALIK, from the coding sequence ATGAAGATTGTGGGAGTTACATCATGCCCAACAGGAGTTGCGCATACTAATATGGCAGCAAAAGCTTTAACAAAATCAGGAGAAAAGTTAGGACATATAGTCAAAATTGAAAAGCAGGGTGCTTTAGGAATACAAAATAGATTGACTAAGCAGGAAATTGAGGAAGCAGATGTAGTGATATTTGCAGTAGAGCAAAAGGTACGAGAAGAGGAACGATTTGAAGGAAAAACAATATATAAGATACCTGTTGCTGCACCTATTAAAAATGGAGTAAAAGTTATAGAAGATGCTTTAGCATTAATTAAATAA
- a CDS encoding glycosyl hydrolase-related protein, whose translation MAKIHIVNHTHWDREWYFSTMDALILSDQVFTEILDELENNNEADFCLDGQVSILEDYLSIRPERLIQIKKLVSQGKLFIGPWYTQTDAQLVSGESILRNLSIGINETNKIGKHMRVGYLPDTFGFNAQMPTILKSCGIDNIVFWRGINLEKQVSSPYFIWKGLSDEEVYAVNLIDGYGSIPRLYTDKRFLENKLFNLCEKIKGLTNLDEILIPIGNDQVEITVDLNKKISEINKISKDLYIQSTYEEFIDYIKKNNDVLERYEGEFREPKTGRVHKTIGSVRYDIKEMNFHIERMLLNRVEPLYAIAKDLGLNISKNLIITAWKKLLEGQAHDSMAGCITDNVADDVLYRMKQAKEIGEGLENLVKKRIAEGLKLNENEIIVFNTLPYKFNGYKVIEFISRTAEVKISDVEKYSILEIHEFEGKDNILIEATEGNYYINEEGYYKITALIKTELPSMGYKVFNIINGESIKIKVRDELEIRNSYYRIFVKNEKLNIELKNGEIIEDFITFEDCGNDGDTYDFSPLRNDSSIYFKVIKGSKKFSDNFYSLELEGAVLLPKDLSSRINKEELEKMSIKLKITLIEGEEFIRCKVEINNNIKSHRLRAIIKSEIFADESIASVPFGYIKRPILNGTIGDWNSSYLEIPIDIEIFEDTVSITNNRNTISIYSRGIKEYQVIEDKIYLTLFSTTSQLGKPNLVYRPGRASGDTTKQGHVMIETPNAEQLGKREFEFAVSIRNELFDEHLVEKRYERYISQEVYYQLQEINKFVNRLDNKIQNLNNKLCFEREYSLLELDSNLCFSSISPSLKDDSVLLRLKNSSDKKIKMNSTNFSKFKKWELVNTIEDVLSKKELTIYPYNIITIKLYYK comes from the coding sequence ATGGCAAAGATACATATAGTAAATCATACACATTGGGATAGAGAATGGTATTTCTCTACTATGGATGCATTAATACTTAGTGATCAAGTTTTTACTGAGATTTTGGATGAATTGGAAAATAATAATGAAGCTGATTTTTGTCTAGATGGGCAAGTATCAATACTAGAGGATTATTTATCAATTAGGCCAGAAAGATTAATACAAATAAAAAAGCTAGTTAGCCAAGGAAAGCTTTTTATAGGCCCATGGTATACTCAAACTGATGCGCAACTTGTATCAGGAGAATCTATTTTAAGAAATTTAAGTATTGGCATCAATGAAACCAATAAAATAGGCAAACATATGAGGGTAGGATATTTACCAGATACGTTTGGATTTAATGCTCAAATGCCAACCATTTTAAAAAGCTGTGGAATAGATAACATAGTTTTTTGGAGAGGAATAAATCTAGAAAAACAAGTTTCTTCACCATATTTTATTTGGAAAGGACTTAGTGATGAAGAAGTTTATGCAGTAAATCTTATTGATGGATATGGGAGCATTCCTAGATTATATACGGATAAAAGATTTCTTGAAAACAAACTCTTTAATTTATGTGAAAAAATAAAAGGTTTAACTAATTTAGATGAAATACTTATTCCAATAGGTAATGATCAGGTAGAAATTACTGTTGATTTAAACAAGAAAATTAGTGAAATTAATAAGATTAGTAAAGATCTATATATACAAAGTACTTATGAAGAATTTATAGATTACATTAAGAAAAATAATGATGTTCTTGAAAGATATGAAGGGGAATTTAGAGAACCAAAGACTGGACGAGTACATAAAACCATTGGTTCTGTACGGTATGATATAAAAGAAATGAATTTTCATATTGAAAGAATGCTTTTGAATAGGGTAGAGCCATTATATGCTATAGCTAAAGATCTTGGATTAAACATAAGTAAAAACTTAATAATAACTGCATGGAAAAAGCTTTTGGAAGGACAAGCTCATGATAGTATGGCTGGATGTATAACTGATAATGTTGCAGATGATGTATTATATAGAATGAAACAAGCAAAAGAAATAGGTGAAGGTTTAGAAAACTTAGTGAAAAAAAGAATAGCAGAAGGATTAAAACTTAATGAAAATGAAATAATTGTATTTAATACGTTACCATATAAATTCAATGGGTATAAAGTTATTGAATTTATAAGCAGGACAGCAGAAGTTAAAATAAGTGATGTAGAGAAATATAGTATTTTAGAAATTCATGAATTTGAAGGAAAAGATAATATACTTATTGAAGCGACAGAAGGCAATTATTATATTAATGAAGAAGGATACTATAAAATTACAGCATTAATTAAGACTGAATTGCCTTCAATGGGATATAAAGTATTTAATATAATAAATGGAGAAAGTATTAAAATAAAAGTAAGAGATGAATTAGAAATAAGAAACTCATATTATAGGATATTTGTAAAGAATGAAAAATTAAATATAGAATTAAAGAATGGTGAAATTATTGAAGATTTCATAACATTTGAGGATTGTGGAAATGATGGAGATACTTATGATTTTTCACCATTAAGAAATGATAGCTCTATATATTTCAAGGTGATTAAAGGTAGTAAAAAATTTAGTGACAATTTTTATAGTTTAGAGCTTGAAGGAGCTGTGTTATTACCAAAAGATCTTAGCTCAAGAATAAATAAAGAAGAGTTAGAGAAGATGTCAATAAAGTTAAAAATAACTTTAATTGAGGGTGAAGAATTTATAAGGTGTAAAGTAGAAATTAATAATAATATAAAAAGTCATAGGCTAAGAGCTATTATAAAATCTGAAATATTTGCTGATGAATCTATAGCCTCAGTGCCATTTGGTTATATAAAAAGGCCTATTTTAAATGGAACAATAGGGGATTGGAATAGTAGTTACTTAGAAATTCCAATTGATATAGAGATTTTTGAAGATACTGTATCAATAACAAATAATAGAAACACAATAAGCATATATTCAAGGGGGATAAAAGAATATCAAGTAATAGAAGATAAAATATATTTAACATTGTTTTCGACTACAAGCCAGCTAGGAAAACCTAATCTGGTTTACCGTCCAGGGAGGGCATCCGGGGATACAACAAAGCAAGGCCATGTTATGATAGAGACACCTAATGCAGAACAACTTGGAAAACGGGAATTTGAGTTTGCTGTTTCAATAAGAAACGAATTGTTTGACGAACACTTAGTAGAAAAAAGATATGAAAGGTACATATCACAAGAAGTTTATTATCAGCTACAAGAAATTAATAAATTTGTAAATAGGCTTGATAATAAAATACAGAATTTAAATAATAAATTATGTTTTGAAAGAGAATATAGTTTATTAGAACTAGATTCAAATTTATGTTTTAGTTCTATATCACCTTCATTAAAAGATGATTCTGTTCTATTAAGGTTAAAAAATTCCTCGGATAAGAAAATTAAAATGAATAGCACTAATTTCAGTAAATTTAAAAAATGGGAGTTGGTAAATACTATTGAAGATGTACTATCAAAAAAGGAGTTAACTATTTATCCATATAATATAATAACAATTAAGCTGTATTATAAATAG
- a CDS encoding nitroreductase family protein — translation MELMKAIAIRKSTRSYKSEQISDEALDIILKAGYAAPVGMGAYKSLHLTVIQNSNILDKIANITREAFNNPKMNPLYAAPTLVVVSGQPNEKAPAVELANASCIIENMSLAATDMGLGSVYLLGFTYAISKNEELLKELNLPEGFVPAAGIAIGYPTEPLTTEKELKKTIETTFIK, via the coding sequence ATGGAATTAATGAAAGCTATTGCAATACGTAAATCTACTAGAAGTTATAAATCAGAACAAATCAGTGATGAAGCCTTAGATATTATTTTAAAGGCTGGTTATGCTGCACCAGTAGGAATGGGTGCTTATAAATCACTTCATCTAACAGTAATTCAAAATTCTAATATATTAGATAAAATCGCAAATATCACTAGAGAAGCATTTAATAATCCTAAAATGAATCCACTTTATGCTGCACCTACACTTGTAGTTGTTTCTGGACAACCAAATGAAAAGGCACCTGCAGTTGAATTGGCTAATGCATCTTGCATAATTGAGAATATGTCTCTTGCTGCTACTGATATGGGATTAGGAAGTGTATACTTATTAGGTTTCACATATGCAATCTCTAAAAATGAAGAATTACTAAAAGAATTAAACTTACCTGAAGGTTTCGTACCTGCTGCTGGAATAGCAATAGGTTATCCAACTGAACCATTAACTACAGAAAAAGAATTAAAGAAAACTATTGAAACTACTTTTATAAAATAA
- a CDS encoding YitT family protein, whose protein sequence is MNLKILKNRIIIFVLGIIILTLGVSLTIKANLGAGSWDSVNVGLSNKFSLSVGSFGFIIAIIMTIIAGGLRKGRFNFYTLATAFVLSSCTDFWLIVVSKIQFNNGLIERLVCLLIGILILSVGLAIYLTPNLAPNSIDDCMMAFRQRFNLSVGVAKFLVDVLGIIIALIVSGPIGIGTIAITFSVGPLVNIAFNKLNAVLGPIN, encoded by the coding sequence ATGAATTTAAAAATTTTAAAAAACAGAATAATTATATTTGTACTAGGAATTATAATACTTACATTGGGAGTTTCACTTACAATTAAAGCTAATTTAGGAGCGGGATCCTGGGACTCTGTAAATGTTGGATTAAGTAATAAATTTTCTCTGTCAGTTGGGAGTTTTGGATTTATAATAGCTATAATAATGACTATTATAGCAGGGGGGTTAAGGAAAGGAAGATTTAACTTCTATACTTTGGCGACAGCATTTGTATTAAGCAGCTGCACTGACTTCTGGCTAATTGTTGTAAGCAAGATACAATTTAATAATGGATTAATTGAGAGATTAGTTTGCCTTCTAATAGGAATATTAATATTATCAGTAGGATTAGCTATATATTTAACACCAAATCTTGCACCAAATTCAATAGATGATTGTATGATGGCATTTAGACAAAGATTTAATTTAAGTGTTGGAGTGGCAAAATTTTTAGTTGATGTTTTGGGAATTATAATAGCGTTAATTGTATCAGGTCCAATAGGAATTGGAACTATAGCAATTACATTTTCAGTAGGACCGTTGGTTAATATTGCATTTAATAAGTTAAATGCAGTTCTGGGACCAATTAATTAA
- a CDS encoding PTS fructose transporter subunit IIC, which translates to MKEFLANLKRHVLTGVSYMIPFTIAGAVIMGIARVGGMIYGVTDIWDASHKTAQGLIPFFNTLDGLGGLALGLMLPVFAGFIAYSIADRPGLVAGFVGGVLANNLGTGFLGALAAGLVAGYIVSFLAANIKLPESASSIIPVFILPVFGTLFTVLIMQYIIGQPFSALNSALVQWMSGMSTGSSSLVLALVVGGMVGFDLGGPINKAAVVTAMALISEKLFIANTAAQVAIIIPTLGYGLATFIRRKKFSNELSEAGKASFIMGLVGISEGAIPFTLVNPIRMIPVNVVGCAVGAAIAVSLGAVNSIPISGIYGWLLVEKWPVYVLGILVGSLIVAVGAIIFGKGFDSDDVEGVV; encoded by the coding sequence ATGAAAGAATTTTTAGCAAATCTTAAAAGACACGTATTAACAGGTGTATCTTATATGATTCCGTTCACTATTGCAGGAGCAGTAATAATGGGAATTGCTAGAGTAGGTGGGATGATATATGGTGTTACTGATATATGGGATGCCTCACATAAAACAGCGCAAGGACTTATACCTTTTTTTAATACATTAGATGGATTAGGAGGATTGGCTTTAGGATTGATGCTGCCGGTTTTTGCCGGATTTATAGCATATTCAATTGCTGATAGGCCAGGGCTTGTTGCAGGATTTGTCGGAGGAGTATTGGCAAATAATTTAGGTACAGGATTTTTAGGAGCACTAGCGGCAGGGCTTGTAGCAGGATATATAGTATCATTTTTAGCAGCTAATATTAAGTTACCTGAAAGTGCAAGTAGTATAATTCCGGTATTTATATTGCCAGTGTTTGGTACATTGTTTACAGTTTTGATAATGCAATATATTATAGGACAACCATTTTCAGCATTAAATAGCGCTTTAGTTCAATGGATGAGTGGTATGAGTACTGGAAGTAGTTCTTTAGTTTTGGCTTTAGTTGTAGGAGGAATGGTTGGATTTGATTTAGGCGGTCCGATTAACAAAGCAGCAGTTGTCACTGCTATGGCACTTATTTCAGAAAAATTATTTATTGCTAATACAGCGGCTCAAGTTGCAATTATAATTCCTACCCTAGGATATGGATTGGCAACATTTATAAGAAGGAAGAAATTCTCAAATGAATTAAGTGAAGCTGGAAAAGCGTCGTTCATAATGGGATTAGTAGGAATATCGGAAGGTGCAATTCCATTTACATTGGTAAATCCTATTAGAATGATACCTGTAAATGTTGTCGGATGTGCTGTAGGTGCGGCAATAGCTGTTTCACTTGGTGCAGTAAATTCAATTCCTATATCAGGTATATATGGATGGCTATTGGTTGAAAAATGGCCGGTATATGTTTTGGGTATATTAGTTGGAAGTTTGATTGTTGCAGTAGGAGCCATTATTTTTGGAAAAGGATTTGATTCAGATGATGTTGAAGGTGTAGTTTAA
- a CDS encoding fructose PTS transporter subunit IIA produces the protein MDITEMITINTVEFNLNLKTQGEVLEKITDILFKDNRIEDKKETLKGYIDRENECTTGIGFGLAIPHCKVESVIKPTIVCLKLNQAIDWNSLDEEPVNIIIGLAIPKKYEGTLHLEILGKLASNLMEDDFKRTLFNINDKNKLVTFLQENLMKVEE, from the coding sequence ATGGATATAACAGAAATGATAACAATAAACACAGTCGAATTTAATTTGAATTTAAAAACACAAGGAGAAGTATTAGAAAAAATTACAGACATTTTATTTAAAGACAATAGAATAGAGGATAAAAAGGAAACACTAAAAGGATATATCGATAGAGAAAATGAGTGTACAACTGGAATTGGATTTGGACTGGCTATCCCTCATTGCAAAGTAGAAAGCGTAATTAAGCCTACAATAGTTTGTTTGAAATTAAATCAAGCAATAGATTGGAACTCGCTGGATGAGGAGCCTGTTAATATTATCATAGGACTAGCTATACCAAAAAAGTATGAAGGAACATTGCATCTTGAGATTCTTGGAAAGCTAGCATCTAATCTAATGGAAGATGATTTTAAGCGTACATTGTTTAATATAAACGATAAAAATAAATTAGTTACATTTTTACAAGAGAATTTAATGAAAGTGGAGGAGTAA
- a CDS encoding SDR family oxidoreductase, which produces MEQRTWFITGINSGFGRHMTEQLLERGDKVAGTVRNMNSVDDLKERYGDLLWVAHLDVTDTATIYEVVDQVFNELGKIDIIVSNAGYGLFGAAEELTIDQITHQIDTNLLGSIHLIRASLPHLRAQGGGHIIQFSSVAGQTAYPGGSLYHATKWGIEGFCEAISQEVAPFNISLTIVEPGGARTNFKNHSAQLGQELEAYSITPVYYVRRMLENTSTDPIGDPAKMVKIIIGSMDKQLIPKRITLGSDSYNSIHQALLSRLEELEAQKELAFSTDFPDNK; this is translated from the coding sequence ATGGAACAAAGAACTTGGTTTATAACAGGAATTAACAGCGGTTTCGGACGACATATGACTGAACAACTCCTTGAAAGAGGAGATAAAGTTGCTGGTACTGTCCGAAACATGAATTCGGTGGATGATCTTAAGGAAAGATATGGGGATCTTCTCTGGGTGGCTCATCTTGACGTTACCGACACCGCAACAATTTATGAGGTTGTTGACCAAGTCTTCAACGAACTTGGGAAAATTGATATTATTGTCAGCAACGCTGGATATGGACTTTTTGGTGCAGCAGAAGAATTAACTATTGACCAAATTACTCATCAGATTGACACCAATCTTTTAGGCTCCATCCATTTGATACGAGCTTCCCTGCCTCATCTACGTGCTCAAGGAGGAGGACATATTATACAGTTTTCGTCAGTTGCTGGCCAAACTGCATACCCTGGAGGATCACTCTATCATGCAACTAAATGGGGAATTGAGGGCTTCTGCGAAGCTATTAGTCAAGAAGTAGCTCCTTTTAACATAAGTCTAACTATCGTTGAGCCGGGCGGAGCACGTACGAACTTTAAAAATCATAGTGCCCAATTAGGTCAAGAGTTAGAGGCTTACTCAATTACTCCAGTATATTACGTAAGACGCATGCTTGAAAATACCTCAACTGATCCAATTGGAGATCCAGCAAAAATGGTAAAAATCATCATTGGCAGTATGGATAAGCAACTAATTCCAAAAAGAATCACTCTTGGCAGCGACTCCTACAATTCAATACATCAAGCACTCTTGAGTCGCCTTGAAGAACTTGAAGCACAAAAAGAACTTGCCTTTTCTACTGATTTTCCTGATAATAAATAA